A segment of the bacterium BMS3Abin14 genome:
GACATCACGAAGGACCCTGAAGGAAAGATCAAGATCGGCGTAAAGCAGACTGGGGGCCCTTGACCTTCCCTTCTTCTTCCGAAGGGTGTCCCAGAGGCGAACGAGGAAATCCATGTCTTTCTTGATTTCGACCTCCGAAGCGCCCTCTGCTGCAGTCCGAATTATAAAACCCACCCCCTTGGGCTGAAGGCTGGTGACAATTTCGCGAAGACGGGTACGCTCCCCAAACTCCTGTATGCGTCGCGAGACACCTATCTTGGACAGAGTCGGCATCAGGACCAGAAGCCGGCCGGGCAATGTAATATAGGCGGTAACGCGAGCGCCCTTTGTCCCGATGGGTTCCTTGGTCACCTGAACGAGGATGCCCTGACCCTCCTTGAGAAGGTCCTCAATGGCGTGTCCTGCGGCAGTAATCACACGAACACCGTCGGGGCCGTCAATATCCTCTTCACCGACCATCTCGGTGTATTCGCTCATGTCGAGAACGATATCGGAAGCGTGCAGGAAAGCCGCCCGCTCATGGCCGATCTCAACAAAAGCTGCCTGCATCCCGGGCAGGACACGGATTACCTTTCCCTTGTAGATGTTGCCGCTGATACCCCTGTCTTTGAACCTGTCCAGGAATATCTCCTGGACATGCCGGTTCTCCAGGATGGCGACCCTTGTCTCAAACTCGTTGGAGTTGATAACTATCTCTAATCCCATTGATGAAGCCCTCGGAATCCTGTCCCTTCCGTTTCATTTCTGATCGGAAACAATGGATTTCCCAGCTTGCGGCACATGGGTCTTACTGTGAACGGGAGAGAGTACATCCGGGAAAATGCAGTGCGGGGGGGGGTCCTGACGGGCCTGGCAAAGTCCCCTCAGGCGGTTCAGACGCGAAGCGCTGGAACCGGAGTAGGGGTTAAACCGGTTTCGGTTCGGTGACGGAAACGTCGGGAATATCCATCCGGCACCGGAAAAACGACAACTGATTCAGGCACAAAAAAAACGTCGGCAACTGCCTTGTGCGAACATGCCATCACTAAACCCCAGTAAACCCCTGACGTCCTGCTGCAAGTTCTCTCCTGCCTCAGCAAAAGTCCCTTATGCCGGACAGATTTCTTATTTTTCAACGCGCAAACGCGCATCTCTATAAAAAGTGGTCGTTACGCACAAACAATGGAAAGTTTACCAGTTAAAATACGATACGTCCAAGGAAAACTGGAAAACACGGCCATCACCACCTATGCCAAAATAATAGACGACTTTTTGCAACCCTGTCAGGTTCAGTCCCAGATCCTGGAAAACCCCGGTCTCCCTCCGGACCGGTCACCCACCACCAAAAGACGCAGCCCGGTCCTGAAAACCCGGATACCGTCAATCGGGGTATTTTCGCCCATCAGGGCCTGGAGAACCTCGCCGGGCCGAATACTGCCACCGTTTGTTTGCATGGCAAGGGTAAAATGGACGATATCGTCTCCCGATGATTCAATGGCCTGAAGGTAGTTTTTCAGATTCAGAGTTTTGGTTTTTCCCTTGCTCTCGCGTACCACGGGAATATCGCCGCCGCTCAAAAGTATCTCAACGCGGCTGTCCAGATCATGAACCGGTCCAGGAAATTCGGCCCTGTATCCCATGGATGAAATCCTGCTGGGCAGGGGTTGTCCATCAACGGGGGTTTTCCATGCCAGTAAAATCTCCAACCCCCCGGGCAAAAACATATTCATGGTTTCCCGGAATTTCTGCGGATCCCAGCTCTCCTGAAGTTCGAAATCTGCCCACTCTCTCTCCCCCTCAACCCCGACCGGCAGGGCGAGGGCAAATGTAATTTTCGGCTTTGGGTGATATCCACCCGAAAAAGCCAGCGGGATATTCGCCCGTCGGGCAGTCCGCTCGAAAACACGCATCGTCTCCAGATGGCCAAGAAAGCGCATATCCCCAACCTTTTGAAAGATAAATCTGACCCTACGGTGAGACTTCTCCGGTTCCTGGAGTTCCCCGTCCAGCGGTGGAGACCCGTCCACTGCACCTGTTTTTCTCAGGGCCGGAATATTTTCCATCTGTTCCGGTGTGCAGACCCCGCACGACAGGCATCCGGCGCTTCTGCAATCATCCGAAACCTCCCCGGCAAGCCCCAGCCGATATTCCTTCAACAGGTACTGTCGTGACACCCCGGAGGACAGATGATCCCACGGGAAGGGTTCATCCCCGGAACGCTCTCTTTCTGTGTACCAGCCGGGGTCCAGGCTCTCTGACTCAAAAGCGGCCATCCAGGTATTCCAGGAAAAGTGCTCATCCCACCCATCCAGGACAGCCCCTCTACGCCAGGCGTTCTCCACCACCCGGGACAGGCGCCGGTCACCCCGTGCCAGTACAGCTTCGAGGCGGGCCTGATCTGTCCTTCCCCAACGAACCCGGACCTTCCCGCCCCTGAGGTTTTTTCGAAGATAGTCGAGCTTCTCCTTCAGGACGTGCTCGGGGTCCTGTCGCGCCCATTGGAACGGGGTATGGGGTTTGGGAACGAAAGGGGAAAGGCTCACCGTTATCTGCCCCCTTTTCGGAGCCATTGAACCTATCGTCTTTGCCAGATTCACGATACCGTCGAGATCCTCGACACACTCGGTGGGAAGCCCGATCATGAAATACAGTTTCACCGAGTCCCAACCCCGTTCAAACACCCGTTGGGCCGTCTGGATGATCTCAGCGTCAGAAAAATCCTTGTTTACAACTTTTCTGAGCCGTCGGGTCCCTGCCTCGGGCGCGATGGTAAAGCCGGTCTTCCTGACCCTCTGAATCTGCCTCGCCACTTCAGGTGTCAGCCCTCCGATCCTCATGGACGGAAGGGAGATAGATATTCGATCCTCGCCATAGGCATCCATGAGGTCCCTTAAAAGCGGTTCCAGGGGACCATAATCGCCGATGCTCAGAGATGTCAAAGCCAGTTCCTCGTATCCGGTGGATTCCAGGCCCTTTGCGGCCATTTCTACCAGCGTTTGACGGGATCGTTCTCTTACCGGACGGTAAACCATGCCGGCGTGGCAGAAACGACATCCCCGCGTACACCCTCTGGCGGCTTCGATGTTCAGCCGATCGTGAATCGTCTGCACGTACGGCACAAGGAAAGAATGGGGAGGTATCTCGATATCCAGATTCAGGCACATCGCCTTGGTGACTTTCAGAACATTTCCCCTTGGGACGATTCTGTCGATCTTTCCATCGTCGGCGTAGTAAACGTCAAAATCGGAGGGATCGTAGACCCCCGGATATGCCTTGGCCGCCGCGATCATCTGTGCCCTGGAACCACCCCGCTCCGTTATTTCCTTGAGATCGCGCAAAACGAGGGGCCAGACCTCCTCACCATCACCCAGAAGAAAAAGATCGAAGAACTCTGCAATGGGCTCGGGATTGAAGGCGCAAGGTCCTCCCCCGATAACCAGTGGATGACTCCCGGATCTTTGTGATGCCCTGACAGGGATGTCGCCCGCATCAAGGATGGCAAGGATGTTGGTGTAGGTCAGTTCGGACTGAAGAGTAATGCCGATGACGTGGCACTCGGAAAGGGGGGTGCGGCTCTCCAGGGAAAAAAGCGGAATTCCCCTCTCCTTGAGGATCGCCAGCATGTCGAGCTGGGGGAGGAAGGCTCTCTCAACCTGAACACCGTCCACCAGATTGCCGAGACCGTAGAGGATCTGAGTGCCCAGATGGGACATGCCAACCTCGTAAAGATCCGGAAAGGCAAGAACAGCCCTTAACCGGACACCTTCCTTCGGCTTATGAACGCTGTTAATTTCCTGACCGAGGTAACGTGACGGTTTCTCAACGTACGGGAGGACATCATCGATCATGACAGTAGTCATATCCCCGCTACCCCGTATATCTCGTAATCCCTTCAAGGGACCGCAGGGTCTCGTCACGGCTGTGGTTCTCCAGGACCACCAGAGGGCAAAGTCCTCTCTCTGAAAGATGGGCAAAAAAAGCGGAAAAGTCGAAGATCCCCTCCCCCACAGGCAGATGAGTGTCCTCTTTCCCATCATTGTCGTGGAGATGGATCTCCTGGAGGGAATCTCCCATGGCAGTCAACCATTTATTAAGGGTAATCGATGTGAAAAGGAGAAAATGCCCGGTATCAAAGCATAACCCCAAGGAATTTTCAAAATGGCTCAGCAGCTGCAGCATGGGGTCTGGTTCCGTATCGAAAACGTTTTCCAGAACGATCTTCGTACCGAGGGGGATGCCCCAATCCAGGACACCGGACCATGTTTCCAGACTTCTTTCAAGCCAGACCCCGGGTTTCCTGCCATATCGCCATTTATCGTAACCCGGATGGAAGACAATATGCCGGGGGCGAACGATTTCAGCAAGATCACGGACCTGATTAAAACGCAAGCGGGTCACTTCCAGTACCCGGGAGTCGAGACCGGCCGGAGACAGATCCATAAAAGGGGCGTGGAATGATATGTCCAGGCCCCGTTCCCTCCACCCTGTGAGATGATCCAGTGTCCGCCCGGTCAGGCTGTCAAGCTCATCCGCCGGCAGGTAAACCTCGGGCAGAAGGCCATGCCCATCCAGAAAGACGAGATCGCTTTCGATGTTGCGGAGGGATGCCCGGGCGAAATATGGGCTATGCACTATGACACCAGTCGTTCAACGGAATCACCGAGCCTTTTGAGAGATCGACTCCAACCTCTCCAGATCAGGTCCATGTCCCAGGAGGACCAACGTGTCGCCGGCCTTGATTTCGGTCCCCGAGGATGGATTGAATGCCATGCCGCCCGTACCGCTTTTTATCGCCACCACCATCAGGTTCAGGTCTTTACGCAGGCCCGCATCAGCTACCTTGATTCCGTCCAGCCTGGAACCGGGGGGAACGTGGACTTCATCCAGGCGAAGCCCTCCCAGCTCCTTATTGTCCACAATACTTTCCAGAAAATCGAGCACTGTCGGCCTGAGAACGGCCTGGGCAATTCTGAACCCACCCAGGTCGTAAGGGGTAACCACCTTGTTCGCCCCCGCCCGGATAAGCTTTTGCACCGATTCATCGCTTGCAGCACGGCTGACGATGTTCAGCTTGGGGTTCAATCCGCGTGCGGTCAGGGTAATAAAGACATTTTCCGTGTCGTTGGTCACAACGGTAACAAGGCCTTTCGCTTTCTCGATGCCGGCGTCCACAAGGACCTCGTCCACTGTCGCATCACCCCGGATAAACAGGTAGCCGAGCCGTTCCAGTTCATCAGCGGAATTCTCAGCATTATCCACCACGACAAAGGGGTAGCCCTTTTCGTTCAGTTCCTGACAGATGACGCGGCCCATTCTGCCGAAACCACAGATAATATATTGGCCCCGGAGTTTTCCGATCGTTTTCACCATTCTCCTCCTGAATACGATGCTGAACCTGTTCTCAAGCATTACCCGGCCGGCTGTTCTGACCGTGAAAGCGACAGCGCCAACACCTGTGGCAATGAGGAATATAGCGAAGATCTTGCCGGCCGGGGAGAGCGGATAAACCTCCCTGAAACCCACGGTGGACAGGGTCAGGACAGTCATGTACAGGGAATCGAGGAACCCCCAGCCCTCTATTTTCATGAAGCCGAACACACCGCCGCTTACTATCAGTACAATAAAAGCTGCCGCAATCCTCAGGTTCCCCCTGAGATCCCTGGAGGATATTCTGCCTGGTGGGGGACCCGTTTTTCCTTTGACCTTACGCTCCCTTGTTATCACGCCGCTTTCCGGCAGAGTTACTTCGTGCCTGCCGGACAGGACTTACATTTCGGGTCGGATGTTTCCGCAGCGCAACCCGCTGGTTTACTGGGGGGTGGGTCGGACGATGAACAGTAGTCGGTCTTATACCACCCACTGCCCTTAAGGATAAAGTTTGAGGCGCTGATCAGGCGGTGGGCCTTACCCCCGCATTCCGGACATTCGCTCGATGGGTCATCGGTAATCCTCTGGTCAACTTCGAACTCGCGTTCGCAACTGTCGCAATGGTACTCGTAAGTGGGCATCTACTCTACTCCTCTTTTCTTTCTGCTGTTACGATTCCCGTACTATATAGAGGCTTCCGCATGAAATCTATGCCCGATTCCGCCATCTGTCAACGCCCCAATCCACTCTGCAACCCGGAGAAGTGTGCTTTCTTCAACCCTTCAGCCACACTCCCCGGCACACGCATATCGCCGGTGCCGATGCCGATATCGGTGCGCTTCAGCCCTCCTGGACCATGATAGTCGGTACCGCCCGTCGGAAGCAGTCCATACTCTTCGGCAAGGGAACCATAGAAAGCGACATCTTCAGGGGAGTGGCTGTAATAATAGACCTCAAGGCCTGCAAGGCCCGAATTCTTCAGATCGCCCACAAACATCGAAAGGGAGTCCCTGTCCAGATTCATATACTGAGGGTGGGCCAGAACGGGGATTCCACCGGCCTTGAGGATGATCGCAACGGCGCCCTCGGGGGTCATGCGCTCCTTATCCGCATACGCGGGAGCGCCTTTTGACAGTAAACGATCAAAAGCCTCATTCCGGTTATCGACGTATCCCCTGTTGACAAGGGCATCCGCGATGTGGGGACGCCCCACACTCTGCCCGCCCGCAAACCGCATAACATCCTTTAACTCCAGCGGGTACCCAAGGACCGCCAGCTTCTCCAGGATAATCCGGTTCCGATGGTCCCTCCCTTCCCTCAGTAAGCTGAGGCTCCTTTCCAGAGCTGAATCACCCGCATTCGTGTAGTATCCGAGGATGTGCAGGGTTCCGGGTTCAAATTCAGCGCTTATCTCTATCCCCGGGATGAAATCTATCCCCACCCGCCCGGCCTCATCTTCCGCCTCATTGAGGCCGGACAGTGTATCGTGATCCGTCAGTGCAAGAACCTCGATACCGCGTTCAGCTGCATACCTGACCAGCTCGGCCGGCTTCATGGTTCCATCCGAGGCAGTGCTGTGTGTGTGCAGATCAATCATTCCCATGCCTCCTTGGCACAAAAGGTCAGCCCTGATATAGTTATAAAAAGTCCATTAATAGCTTTTTACAAAGTTATCAACCCTACAATTCGAAACGGCTAAAGTCAAATTCTGACAACCTGATCCGCTTTGTGCTATTTTATCCACGATGCAACGGACATTCGGACAATACGTGCTTCTGGAGCTAATCGGTTCGGGGGGAATGGCGGAAGTCTACAGGGCGAGGATGAAGGGCCAGCCATTCTTCGCCCGGGGAGAAAACCCGAAACAGTTCACCCGCGAAGTGGCCGTGAAGCTTATTCTTCCCCACCTCTCCAGAGAAGATTCCTTCCGGGAGCTTTTCTCCAGGGAGGCCCACATGGCTTCCCTTCTTGACCATCCCAACATTATAGGCATCCAGGATTACGGGACTCTGGATGAAACAGATTTTATCGTAATGGAGTACATCCACGGCATGGATCTGAGGGGACTTCTCAAAGCCATGCCTGATGAAAAACCGGTCAGCTTGGGAGAGGCCGTTCACATTCTGTACAGGATATCCAGAGGGTTGGAGTATGCCCACGGCATGGGGGGACCGGAATCCCCGGGCGGCATCATCCACCGCGACCTGAGCCCACATAATATCCTCATCTCCACCGAGGGGGAGATCAAGATAGCCGATTTTGGTATCGCCAGGGCAGTTCTGTCGGACGCTACGTGGACCACCGCTTTCAAGGGAAAATTATCCTATATGTCGCCGGAGCAGGTGGAAGGAAAACCTCTGGACCACCGATCCGACATCTTCTCCCTGGGAATTATCGCCCACCAGATCCTTTCGGGACGCCATCCTTTCACGAGAGGTTCCGATGGGGCAACACTAAAAGCCGTCCAGAATGCCGACTTTCCACCCATCTCCTCTGCCGCAGGCATTCCGGCCAGTATCCTGATGCTTGTTGAATCATGTCTGGCGGTAAACCCATCATCCAGACCGGCCTCCGCAGGAGCTATCGCCGCGGAACTGGAACCGCTGCAGACCCCAAAATCGGAGAGAATTCTGGGACAGCGGGTTCAATCCCACAGTAAGACCCCGAGGGAGATCCCTGCAGTTGCACCGACCTCAGCAACCATCACAAGGCCAAAACGCTACGGGGCTCCAATCACTATCACGACACTTCTTGCCATTGCCGCAATGTGGGTTTTCCTTTCCCCTACGGGCATTGAAAAACCGGCTATATCCACACCCGCCCCGTCTGCACAATCCGCCGGATCAAATCCGCCCGATGCCGCAGCGCAATCAAACCCCCTTCCGGCACAAAAAGCGGACTACATCACAATCTCTACGTCACCTCCGGGGGCCCGGATCATCGTAAACGGCAATGTGGTCGGCAGGTCTCCAGCCAGGATATCCCTGGATAAAAACAGAGGACCTTTGATAGTCTCGGCCGACCTTTATGGCTACCGGAAATCCACCTTCAGCCTGGACCGGCTTGAAGGTGATCGGACCCTGCGTTTGACCCCCCTGCCCAGGGGAGAAGTCCGGATCGGGGCAATCCCGTGGGCACAGGTATTCTACAGGGGAAATCTCAAGGGATACACGCCCATCGTCCTTGAGGACCTGCCTGTGGGGAAGAGGACTTTTGTTTTGAAAAACGGTCAAATGGGGGTAACCAGGGAGATTACTGTGGAGGTGGGCGAGGGAAAGATCAACACCGTGAACGTGGATCTTGCGGCCAATTGAGACTGACAGGCTATTGATATGGCCGAAAAAAGTCCACCATATACCTTGCCGTCGGGAACATCGCTGAGGGAATGATTTTAGACAAAAAAACGGCCCGCACATCCCTTGTACCCCCATGGGGAACGCAAAAGATACACGGGCCAAAGAAAAAAGCCCAGGGTTATTGAACCCTAGCCGTTAGACATTACTCCGACTTCGGGGCGCCGATTGGCAGATGAATGCCGGCTTCCGCGTAGACAACGTGGGCCATCAGGTACAGTGCCAGACATGCGCAGACAATCAGGTCCCAAGCAGCGAGGGTACCTAACGCCTTGCTTCCGGCCAGCTCTTTGAAGTCCAGGCCGAGGAAGCCCAGGAACAGGGTCAGGAAGATCAGGTTAAGCACCAAGTGGTGCTTGATTGACGCTATCCACAGGATACCCGTAAAGATCGTGAACATCACAAGGAAAACACCCAGACCCCTTGCGTCCAACTTCAGCGTCGGGTACTTGGCAACGATATCAGAACTGGTGCCGAAGATAACGAAGAAGCACAACGCGATCCAGAATGCGCCGTATCCGGTGAAGGCACACAGGCCGAAGTTATTGCCGGTGCCGAACTCCAGGAACCCGGCGACCAACTGAGCGGTCCCTCCGTACAGAAGACCGATCCAGAGGACAGGGCCGATTCCTACCCAGCCCAGATTATGGAACTGAAGGATCATGGTGGTCAATCCGAATCCACCTAACCCGATAACTGCAGGATTACCTTTTGTCATTCCTTTCTCCTTTCCAAAATGATGGTCCGATAAAAAGTGTTACTTCCTCCAGAAACAGGAAACATTCATAACAGATTCCGGGAACCACCTCCTCTCCCATGGGATTATGGAATGAACCTTAACTCATGAACAGGACGATTCGACATCCGCCCTATAATTTTCCCGTTAAAACAGCGTTTACCTAACTGAAAGACCCTGGTCTCTACCCTTTTGGGCGTTAGAAGAGGGGCCAGGATCAATCCAAATGTGAACTGTTCAATGTCGAGGTTGGTTATTTTTAAAACATTGTTTTTATTTTGTCAAAGAAAAAATATTTTCATCCATGTCCCCCCGAAGGCATGATAATGCCCCCTTTGAGACGCTACAATCAGTACTGTTTTGAAAACAGCCCCCGTTTTTTCAGTTGATAATGGCCCGCCGACCGGTCATTATTGCATGCAGGGACCAGTTGAGCACACAGGACAGGGTGCAGGGTGAAAGGCCCCGGGCGGAGCTGCAACAAGGGCAAAGAGATGAGGATGGGGAAAGTCAAAAAGGCCTTTCTGTCGGTATTATGCGTCATCATCCCCATGATCAACATCCTGGCGCCGAAAGCAGCCGGCGCTGTGACCTCCAGAGAGATTCTGGAGAAGGTCGACGACCTGTGGCGGGGCGAATCCAGCTACGCCGAGATGTCCATGGAGGTGATCACTGTCCACTGGAAGAGGTCGTTAAAGATCAAGGCGTGGTCACTGGGGAAGGACTACTCTCTCCTCGTCATCACATATCCGCCCAGGGAAAGGGGAGTCGCCACCCTTAAAACCAAAAAGGAGATCTGGAACTACCTCCCGAGGGTCAACAGGGTCATCAAGGTGCCCACCTCGATGATGATGGCCGGGTGGATGGGCAGTCACTTTACCAATGACGATCTCGTAAAAGAGAGCAGGATGTCCGAAGATTACGACTCCAGGATTACCTTCGAGGGAAAACGGGGGGGGATGCCGGTCTATGAGATCACCCTGATCCCGAAACCGGACGCCCCTGTGGTATGGGGAAAGATCCTGATCACCGTTCGCCGGGATGAACTGATCCCGATAACCTCGCTGTATTACGATGAGGACGGAAACCTGGCCAGGACCATGACCTTTTCCGACGTGACGCGATTCGGCGGACGGAGTCTCCCGGCGACCATGACACTGATCCCCGCCGACAAACCGACCGAGAGAACGGTTATCCATTACAACGAAATAAAGTTCGGACTTGGACTGAAGAAGGATTTTTTCTCCATCCGCAACCTGTCCCGCAGAGACCTGTCCCAATGACCATTCTGAGGATCTCATGGCGCAACCTCTGGAGAAATCCGCGGCGTACAGGAATTACCGTCTTCTCCATGTCCTTCGGCCTGACCATGATGATCGTTGCGTATGCACTCATGGACGGGATGTACGGCCAGATGGTTCAGTTTGCCACCGTTCTGGGTACGGGCCATATCCAGATTCACAAACCAGGGTATCTCGATAACCGCTCCCTTTACGAAACCATCGACAAACCCGAAGCGGTCCTGAGAGTCGTGGACTCCGCCAACGAAGGGTGGGCGGCCCCGAGGTCCTATGCCACCGCCCTGGTAAGTTCGGGCCCCCAGTCCGCCGGAGGCTACATATGGGGGATCGACCCGTCAAGGGAAAGGCGGGTAACGGATTTTCAACATCACCTGGAAAGCGGGGTCTTCCTGTCCGAGGGAGGGAGAGGAAAGGTCGTTCTGGGCCATAACCTTGCGAAAACCCTGTCCGTAGGCCCCGGGGATGAAGTCGTCCTTCTGGCCCAGGCTGCCGACGGGTCCCTCGGCAATGCCATCTACACGGTTTCAGGGGTCCTTCAGAGCATAGGAGAAACTATCGACCGGACTGGAGTCCTCATGGACATTCGCGACATGGATGACCTGATGGTGCTCCACGGAAAAATACACGAAGTAGCTGTGCGCCTCGCAAGGCCCGACAGACTGGCCGAAGCGTTGTCGCGTTTCAAAACCCTCATGGCCCCCATGGGGCTCGAGGTAAAAAGCTGGAGGGAGCTTCTCCCTGGACTTTCGGAAGTCCTGAAATTGAGCTCCACCAGCACCACTATTGTGCTTTTCATCATCTTCGCCGTGGCATCCCTGGGCATCGTCAATACTCAGCTAATGGCCCTCTTTGAAAGGACCAGGGAGATCGGGGTCATGAGAGCTCTGGGACTGGGGCCAATACCTGTCGCGGCTATTGTTTTCCTTGAGACCATTTTCATGACCATCATCTCCGCTGTTGCCGGCGGAGTCGGCGGAGCCCTCTGGTCCTGGTACCTCGAAGTCTACGGCTGGGACATCAGCAACTTTGGAGGCTCCTTCGCCTACGCGGGTGTGACTTTCGACCCCCATCTCCGTGCCAGTCTCACGCTTACAGCTGTCGTTCAATCCGTTGAGATAATGCTGGTAGTCAGTATGCTGGCCACGATTTACCCTCTATTCAAGGCAGCCCGCATCACCCCGGCCACCGCGGTTGGAAGGGGGCGTTAATGGATGACTTCTTGCGAAGTTATCCACGCGCCCATTTAAGGGCGCGCAAATCGAAGATTTGTGAGGAAAGTGAAAATGACACTTTTCGCTTTCCGTGGAGTAAAAAGCCATGAAGGGACTTTTTACGACCCGGCCAATGATTATCGGCCTCGCCGCGAGGAACCTTCGCCGCTACCTTCGAAGGACCCTGATCACAACAGTGGGAATCGCGCTTGGGACCGCCCTTTCACTATTTTCCATGGGCCTTGGCGACGGCGGGCACAACCAGATGATCGAAAACGGCGTGCGTATCGGCCAGGGGCATCTGACCGTCCAGCCCAAAGGCTACCTGCAATCCCCTTCCCCCTCTCTTTTTATCCGGAACCCCGGCCCGATCCTCTCCGCTCTGAAATCCAATCCGGGGGTCAGGGAGGTTTTTCCAAGAATTCGCGGTGAGGGGATTCTGGCCACAGCAGCCGGCTCCGAGGGGATCCTGTTTCAGGGGGTAGACCCGAACCTGAAGGCAGAGGGAGCGATATTCAAAAGGAGCATGAAGGAAGGCGCCTTTCTCGATAGCACAGGCCGCCATAACCTGGTGATAGGGGAAAAGCTTGCCAAGCGCCTTAATTTGAAAGTAGGGAAAAAAGCGGTTCTCACCGCCCAGGATGCCGGCGGCGAGATAACCAGCGTCCTGCTGCGGGTGAAGGGAATCTTTCAGACCGGGTCCTCGTCCATCGACGGGGCGGTTTGCCTCCTTCCCCTTGGGATACTCCAGAAAACCCTCGGCATGGGCAAGGGGGTGACGTCCCTGGCCATTTACCTGTCCAACCCATATCAGCAGAACGCCGTGTTCAGGGAGCTAGATAAAATGCTCCCCGACGGGCCTGACGTCCTTCTCCCATGGCAGAAGCTCCAGCCTCAGATGAGGGATTTCGTCATAATCGACAACGTGTTCGGCTACCTGAC
Coding sequences within it:
- a CDS encoding xylose isomerase-like TIM barrel codes for the protein MHSPYFARASLRNIESDLVFLDGHGLLPEVYLPADELDSLTGRTLDHLTGWRERGLDISFHAPFMDLSPAGLDSRVLEVTRLRFNQVRDLAEIVRPRHIVFHPGYDKWRYGRKPGVWLERSLETWSGVLDWGIPLGTKIVLENVFDTEPDPMLQLLSHFENSLGLCFDTGHFLLFTSITLNKWLTAMGDSLQEIHLHDNDGKEDTHLPVGEGIFDFSAFFAHLSERGLCPLVVLENHSRDETLRSLEGITRYTG
- the kch gene encoding voltage-gated potassium channel Kch, with product MITRERKVKGKTGPPPGRISSRDLRGNLRIAAAFIVLIVSGGVFGFMKIEGWGFLDSLYMTVLTLSTVGFREVYPLSPAGKIFAIFLIATGVGAVAFTVRTAGRVMLENRFSIVFRRRMVKTIGKLRGQYIICGFGRMGRVICQELNEKGYPFVVVDNAENSADELERLGYLFIRGDATVDEVLVDAGIEKAKGLVTVVTNDTENVFITLTARGLNPKLNIVSRAASDESVQKLIRAGANKVVTPYDLGGFRIAQAVLRPTVLDFLESIVDNKELGGLRLDEVHVPPGSRLDGIKVADAGLRKDLNLMVVAIKSGTGGMAFNPSSGTEIKAGDTLVLLGHGPDLERLESISQKAR
- the pkn6 gene encoding serine/threonine-protein kinase pkn6; translated protein: MLLELIGSGGMAEVYRARMKGQPFFARGENPKQFTREVAVKLILPHLSREDSFRELFSREAHMASLLDHPNIIGIQDYGTLDETDFIVMEYIHGMDLRGLLKAMPDEKPVSLGEAVHILYRISRGLEYAHGMGGPESPGGIIHRDLSPHNILISTEGEIKIADFGIARAVLSDATWTTAFKGKLSYMSPEQVEGKPLDHRSDIFSLGIIAHQILSGRHPFTRGSDGATLKAVQNADFPPISSAAGIPASILMLVESCLAVNPSSRPASAGAIAAELEPLQTPKSERILGQRVQSHSKTPREIPAVAPTSATITRPKRYGAPITITTLLAIAAMWVFLSPTGIEKPAISTPAPSAQSAGSNPPDAAAQSNPLPAQKADYITISTSPPGARIIVNGNVVGRSPARISLDKNRGPLIVSADLYGYRKSTFSLDRLEGDRTLRLTPLPRGEVRIGAIPWAQVFYRGNLKGYTPIVLEDLPVGKRTFVLKNGQMGVTREITVEVGEGKINTVNVDLAAN
- a CDS encoding radical SAM superfamily protein — protein: MIDDVLPYVEKPSRYLGQEINSVHKPKEGVRLRAVLAFPDLYEVGMSHLGTQILYGLGNLVDGVQVERAFLPQLDMLAILKERGIPLFSLESRTPLSECHVIGITLQSELTYTNILAILDAGDIPVRASQRSGSHPLVIGGGPCAFNPEPIAEFFDLFLLGDGEEVWPLVLRDLKEITERGGSRAQMIAAAKAYPGVYDPSDFDVYYADDGKIDRIVPRGNVLKVTKAMCLNLDIEIPPHSFLVPYVQTIHDRLNIEAARGCTRGCRFCHAGMVYRPVRERSRQTLVEMAAKGLESTGYEELALTSLSIGDYGPLEPLLRDLMDAYGEDRISISLPSMRIGGLTPEVARQIQRVRKTGFTIAPEAGTRRLRKVVNKDFSDAEIIQTAQRVFERGWDSVKLYFMIGLPTECVEDLDGIVNLAKTIGSMAPKRGQITVSLSPFVPKPHTPFQWARQDPEHVLKEKLDYLRKNLRGGKVRVRWGRTDQARLEAVLARGDRRLSRVVENAWRRGAVLDGWDEHFSWNTWMAAFESESLDPGWYTERERSGDEPFPWDHLSSGVSRQYLLKEYRLGLAGEVSDDCRSAGCLSCGVCTPEQMENIPALRKTGAVDGSPPLDGELQEPEKSHRRVRFIFQKVGDMRFLGHLETMRVFERTARRANIPLAFSGGYHPKPKITFALALPVGVEGEREWADFELQESWDPQKFRETMNMFLPGGLEILLAWKTPVDGQPLPSRISSMGYRAEFPGPVHDLDSRVEILLSGGDIPVVRESKGKTKTLNLKNYLQAIESSGDDIVHFTLAMQTNGGSIRPGEVLQALMGENTPIDGIRVFRTGLRLLVVGDRSGGRPGFSRIWD
- the lolC gene encoding lipoprotein-releasing system transmembrane protein LolC — its product is MTILRISWRNLWRNPRRTGITVFSMSFGLTMMIVAYALMDGMYGQMVQFATVLGTGHIQIHKPGYLDNRSLYETIDKPEAVLRVVDSANEGWAAPRSYATALVSSGPQSAGGYIWGIDPSRERRVTDFQHHLESGVFLSEGGRGKVVLGHNLAKTLSVGPGDEVVLLAQAADGSLGNAIYTVSGVLQSIGETIDRTGVLMDIRDMDDLMVLHGKIHEVAVRLARPDRLAEALSRFKTLMAPMGLEVKSWRELLPGLSEVLKLSSTSTTIVLFIIFAVASLGIVNTQLMALFERTREIGVMRALGLGPIPVAAIVFLETIFMTIISAVAGGVGGALWSWYLEVYGWDISNFGGSFAYAGVTFDPHLRASLTLTAVVQSVEIMLVVSMLATIYPLFKAARITPATAVGRGR
- a CDS encoding zinc ribbon domain protein; translated protein: MPTYEYHCDSCEREFEVDQRITDDPSSECPECGGKAHRLISASNFILKGSGWYKTDYCSSSDPPPSKPAGCAAETSDPKCKSCPAGTK
- the yaaH gene encoding inner membrane protein YaaH, producing MTKGNPAVIGLGGFGLTTMILQFHNLGWVGIGPVLWIGLLYGGTAQLVAGFLEFGTGNNFGLCAFTGYGAFWIALCFFVIFGTSSDIVAKYPTLKLDARGLGVFLVMFTIFTGILWIASIKHHLVLNLIFLTLFLGFLGLDFKELAGSKALGTLAAWDLIVCACLALYLMAHVVYAEAGIHLPIGAPKSE